AATAATGGAATGAAAGGTGATCATGTGTCATTAGTGCTTTGCATATATAAAGGAAACGTGGcattggtttatatatatatatatatatatatatatatatatatatatatatatgcataaatttcattttcttttcttttgttccttCAGAAGGCTTcggccataataataataataataataattaatttaattttttgttttatcaaattatttttgataaataattttaaatttaatagaataaataataattaaattaaactttaattaaataaaattttatttagttatttttgttaaaaataattttcttaaaaattacatttcaatataatatattagctcttaaatagttaattatttaattttttaaaaattcggaGTCTTACAGATACATCCACTCTTTTAAGGTGTGGTGATAATAAAATATGGCAACGCTTTTAAACTGTGGCAATAGCAAGAATACAACCATGCTTTTAAAATGTGGCGATagcatcataaaatttaaaaaaaaaattatttttctgacTTTATCTTTATCACtacacaatataaattttttcacttcttttttattaccaaacctataaatatagtatgaaaattttattttaagacaaatcaaacaataattggtgacatatataatttttgctataattattttatatatttatactcaaaaaacaaaataaatctcaAGTTCAAAACTCTAATTTCTCAACAAATTTCTCAACCtgaacataaaaacatagaaataattaaatagacaaTATATCATCTCCAGATATTAGTCCTAccgaaaaagaaaatactaagaCACTCTTTTTATAAGGATAAAAGAACGGAAGGAATTTAAGAGTTTTAAAATTACAAGTCACATTTTATATAATGAATTCTACCAACAAATAACAAAAAGTAAAATTCTTTAAATGGTACAAAATGTCATCACGTGATTCGTGAGTAATTTCCATAACCCTCATGCATTATTTTCTTTGACGTTTCCACTTTTCTCACCTTCGGTAGCCACAGTAGCCATCAGCTCGTTAAagtttgcaatcttcccatctttcAAGTAATATTTCAATCTAAAACACCATTTATCACATGTAGCAGTTAGAAATCAACACTACAAGATTTCTATTTATTTATGGAATTTTTTTATGGAGGTTTTTTAAAACCTCCCCAACACATTTTATTTATGGCAATTTAAAAAACCtccattaattaaaattcaaaattattaataaaaagtatATCGTGTGAAAATGGAATTTGAGCATGGTTGCTTGATTTCCATTTTGTTCCatgctaattttttctttttcctcaaaTGAGAGGCACTGAATTAGTCGAGAGAGAGGCATGAAACCCTAAATTTTCTACCGCCATTTTTGCCATCGTTCTCACCGCCGTTTTTGTCTTTAGCACCGTTATCATTACCGTGTACATTGCAGTAGAGAGCTTCTAGATCGAGCCACCTCTTCTATTAACGCATATGTTCTCTCTATACTGTCGTTGCTGCCAATGTTGCCACCGCAGTTTTTGCCATCGTTGCCGCCACATTTTCTTCCGTCGATGCCACTGTAGTTGCTGTGGTACAAAGCATTTTCAGATCTGTTCACTTCGGATCTTCTTCTTCAACGATGCTTTCTCGCACTCTAATTTCTCCTTTGAACTACTGCtggtacttctttttcttcttcttccctgttAATTTGCTGATATTACTCCTTTGAATGATGCGTTGTTTATTATATTTCAGGATTGCGGTATTCGAGCAAATAGGAATTGGAAAGAATGCCAGTCACGTATGTTTCTTCAATTTAATCACTTCTCGATGATTTGATTCTTTTTCACGAGACTTTTTTTTTACAACGAAGATCATTGTTATTCTGTTTGAATGTTacttaattttgttttctttgtcAAAGTCTCAATGCAATTATCTTATTGACTCAATGCAATGATCCTTTTGGAGCAGTCAATAATCCGCTCTACCAAATTACTACTATTAAGCAGGTGAAGCTTTGATTTTTTGATACACACTGTGACATGAATCTTTCCAATGTATTTGGACATAAATATGTCTAGATACATTAATTTTCCGATGTACCGAAAAAGTAAGAGTGCCAATTGGAATGGAAGGAgtagttttctcttgatctcatTATGTTTATTGACCAGTACTCTATTCATGCAGCCTAATGGAATAGAAAATGGTCCTTATGATTATACCAGAAGTGGAAATCTCACTCGAGATGCTTTAGAAAGGTTTACTGTGTCCTGTTAGTTGTGTTTGTTTACCATTGCAACTGCCAATATTGTGGCATTAATGTTTTCTTTTCTCACCACGTTTTACCTTGCATGCTGTGTTCTCAATTTGTTGGCGAAACATGATAAAGCAGATAAAGCCATATGCTTCACCAGTGGAATGGCTGCTCTGAGTGTTGTTTCTCATCTTGTTTAAGTTGGTGCCTTTTCTTTCTTCATTGTGCTATAATCtggtttttcttcatttttagttGTGAAATTTAGATTAGATTCATCACTGAGAATTTAAGAATAtgagtagtttcatgcattcaCTCATGCAGTGTCGTGTCATCACTATTGGTATTTTTCCTAGATTATTCGTTTGTTGGATTCATTTTTAAAACTTACCGATTAATGTACTATGGGACTGAAAGCCATGAATTCTCAAAGAACTGTtctttttccccctttttgatgcaaaaattatattttcttatATTTGGCGCTGATAATATACTATAATGTAGGTGAAGAAATTGTTGCTGGAGATGATCTATATGGTGGAACAGACAGGTTGATGTCCCGAGTAATTCCAAAGAATGGCATTATGGTCAAGTTAGTCTAACTTGTCAGTTATGcttgttcatttttttttcataaccagTAACTAATTATGGCACAAACCAATAAAATTTGTTTGTTCCATGAAGTAAAAGACCAATTACTCTTTAGTAGTCTGATTCTTTTaggcaaattaaatgaaaaagacTAATTACTAaataagcaattaaaataaaagattgatTCTTTGTGTGTAATTGCTGTGTGGGTCATAATTTCAGTTGACAACTGTGAGCTGTGTCCCACCTAAGAAAGCAGCTTCTCGAATAGTGAGCCTGTTATTTGCATTCTATCAAGTTTACATTTCATATGTTGTAGACTGATTGGAAAAGGTGGCTTTTTCCCCCTTACAATGCACTTCAGTGAAGACCTACCCTAGCAAGCCTCCGAAGTGTAAGAGCATCTCCAACGTGCAAATAAATGGAGCCCTCCTACTGTGCATGTCAGAATGAAAAGAGAGACGGGGCATTGGAGAGGAATTCATTTGAGTTCTTTCACGCCATTCAAAGCGAGGAAGTCCCTCTGAATGGGAACTCCCATTAAGCAATAAACAATTGCCacttggcaattaaaataaaaataaataattatataaaatattaattaattaaataattatattaattaattaaataattatattatataattaaataataattaatgtaataataattataatgactaattaaattaaatattgataattttatttaattaataatttatattaattatttatatcataattaatattaaatattatttatatttatattattatattaatttagccGTTGTAAAACTAGCCGTTGTAAAAATAGCCGTTAGAAACTAGTCGTTACtatgttaccgttattattaataaattaatattttgttactctatatataccacttagataCACTTGTATTCTCACATTCTCTACtgctcttcttcatcttcttctaagtttacaaaatcaaagttctgctactattattttttgttcgaaaaaatggatccaaaccaactcaactctttcttcaattacttacaaaacttttctcaaattccaaatacccaacaatctcaaacctcaaactctcaagttccaaatcaaaatttcatactaccaaatacatttcaaaatccaaatccacaaaatctctctaatttcaattttcaaactccttataataatcaatttcctatattccaatcacaaaatcaaaattcacaaataCCCCATTTAccattttcatccatatttaaccCTCCTATCGGAAATGTTACTCCAACTTCCTTGTCGTTTCCAACTCAATTTAGTGCATCAAGACATAACTCATCtggtgttggtggctcttctaacccATCCTCTCAGACTCCTATACAATCTAGTCCAAATTCGCAATATTCAGATTTTGCCAACGCTCATGGATTAGATGCTATCGACCTCAATGATGATATTGAAGATCGGAGGCAAGATAGTATTCAACACTGGCATTGGAAAGAGGATGAGATGCTGATCAGTGCATGGTTAAATGTTTCAACTGACCCTATAGTTGGTACCGATCAAAAGGGGGAAACATTTTGGAGTCGAATTCatagctattttgtagaattttgCTCCGACATGACAAGGGGGTAGTTGCATGTAAGAAACGATGGTATAAGATCAACAAGGCTGTTGCACAATTTGCTGGTTGCTACGATCAAGCTAGTCGAAACATAAGGAATGGTTCGAACGCTGATGATATAAAGGAGTTGGCTTATAAACTTTATTCCACAAATTATGGTCAAAAATTCACTTTTGAGAGGCATTGGAACATGCTTCGGTTGGAGCAAAAATGGAGAAGCCAACTACCTACACAGAGTGGCAGCTCAAAGAGAACCAAGGTTAGTGCAACTGGAGCatactcatcctcatcaaacCCAGAAACACCGTTGGATGACGAACCCGGTGTGGACTCTCCCGTTCGCCCacaaggatcaaagaagagcaagcaaAAAGGTAAGGGAAAAGCACAGATGTCTGAAGATTTTAGCGAAAGAAAATCATCGGTTGTCAAAAAattatctctcatggaagatattaagaatgttagagaaaaggaactaacggatagggaaaaagaaagagaagaggagaaggaacatagagcaaagattatggcaatcaaagagaaggagttacaaattcaagcggcaatgaaagaacaagattACAAGCTCAAgcagaaatgaaagaaaaagaattacaaactcagacgtatattaaagaaatggagataaaagcaaaagaaagggaaatggaaaggatggccaaggaaagggaaagggagatggatatgcaaatacttaatgctgacacgtctacaatgagtgaaaaacgacgagctcttcatgagattgcatgtgagaaaataatcaccaagtggtttacttaatggtttcttgtattcgtagagttatgtagtatgttcttatttttattgcgtATTACTGGTTTATGAtgtagtttgttttatttatttctgatgtaagtttttaaattagttaatattattgtTCCCTTATTGTTCATGAAAGtgaccgttgcaaaactagccgttgcaaaactagccgttaacTAGCCATTGCAAAattagccgttgcaaaactagctgttaactagccgttgcaaaactagccatTGCAAAACTAGCCATTGAAAAACTAGCCGTTAACTAGCCATTAGGGTACTTATTGCAGacacacttataaatatcaactatcaaTGACTCTGCAATTCCACTTCAACTCTTGTTTCTCACCTCGAAAGAgaactaaaaattacatttctaaatatggctagaaattttgatgatatgtttaatgaggctttgtatggcaaAAGAAGACGGCAAGATAACACAGTCATAGATAATTGGATCGATGAGTGTTTACTCcaagattcagaagaagaagatatcgatAGAAGCTCTATCCCAATTACTCATAGATGGATCAACAGAGATCGAGAAGCAGGACATGATCACCTTTATCAAGATTACTTTGCAGATGAACCGGTGTATAATGCTGACATTTTCTGACGGAGATTTCGAATGAGAAGACAGGTGTTCCTTTGGATAGTAGATGCTCTCTCAAACGTCTATCCCTATTTCCAACAGAGGGTTGATGGAACTGGAAGAAGAAGCTTGTCACCACTCCAGAAATGTACCGCTGCGATACGGATGTTAGCATATGGCGTAGGAGCTGAtgctgttgatgattatgtgcgcataggcgagagcactacaattgaatgcctggaaaaatttgttgaaggtgtcattTTGGTGTTCGAGAATGAATACTTACGAAAACCCAAACCAAATGACGTACAACTCCTGCTACAAATGGCGGAGGGTCGTGGCTTCCCTGGCATGTTGGgtagcattgactgcatgcattggCAATGGAAAAATTATCCAAAGGCGTGGAAAGgtatgtacatgagtggttatcgtGGCGTTGCAACCATAGTACTTGAGGTTGTAGCATCTTCAGACCTTTGGATATGGCATGCGTTCTTTGGAGTTTCTGGTTCAAATAACGATATCAGCGTGTTAGATCGTTCTCCAGTATTCGATGATATTCTAAATGACCATGCTCCGGAGGTAAATTTCactattaatggtaataattatactatgggatactatttagcagatggtatttatcctgaatgggccacatttgtcaaatcaatctcaaagccaCAAGGGGAGAAATgcaagttatttgcacaataccaagaagggcaaagaaaAGATGTGGAGCGAGCATTCGGAGTGTGATGAACgattttttgacggtttagaatttcaccaaatgaattctcgttgcaagtatagtttctaaaccaaacaataatcctttcatacaaaaagttgtttgtcactagtacaaacccctaaaatttataaaccgaagtattcaaacctcgggtcgttctccctgggaattacaataaagtgtcttgttattggttgtgagttattttggggttttgataagaagcatgaaagagaaatggcaagaaagtaaactaaggcctaaaaatgTCTtgacaagggttggtggtcaaggatctttatcctaatcactaaccacaatatgagaattggcaaggattaatctcattaaatcatcctctaactagtagtaaaggaaagtcaaatgagctatatcaatcctagtccataagtcctaactctccactaattcaattagtgagaactagagtcaatggatcccaatcatcaattacttggacattagtaactcaagagttcctaagttacctttccaagccaagaacataaaactctactctaaaatccaaccaagcatttcagcaaacacttagaaggcataaaaggaaagcatagtaaattgataacaagaatgaaatctaacaacaattattgaaatgaattaacaacaacaatcaaaagaaacacatttattatgaattaccttgattgagttgaaagagagtagaagaaacaaaagtagatctacaacaaaacacaagaacaacataaaggaaattacaacaaaagaatagaagaaggatgaatctaacaacaaggaattgaaaagatagaagtagaagaagatgaattaaaatctagatcttagaactaaacctaatcctaatcctaatcctagagagaagtgagagcttctctctctaaaaactacttctaaaactaaactatgactaatggtcaaaagtatgttgattcctcttcaatccttggcttaaatagcatcagaaaagaGTTGGATTAGGCCCACAAGGCTTTTAAAATCGttggccacgtgttgcattaagtgggtcatgtgccaccatcggcgcatcCACGTACCGTGCGCGTGTGCGCctctatgcgcgatgcaactatggcaaatcttatatggtttcgaagccccagatgttagcttttcaacccaactggaaccgcatcaattggacctctgtagctcaagttatgatgaattaagtgcaaagaggttggcttgacagctttttggttccattatttcttcatgagttctccaactttacatgatttttcttcattcccttgatccaatctttgcctcctaaatctgaaatcacttaacaaatatatcaaggcatctaatagaatcaaggtgaattaaatttagctattttaagtcctaaaaagcatgttttcactcttaagcacaattaaaggggaatatacaaaaccatgctatttcattgcataaatgtgggtaaaaggttataaaatcccctaaatcaagcataagataagccctacaaatggggtttatcaacctccccacacttaaaccaagcatgttctcatgcttaaCCCAAAagaaagcaaagggcatcaacatttattcaatgtaacctatctatatgcatcctatctacatgaatgcaactagatgcaaaaatgattctacctacttggttaaaaataaatcaatcctccaagggcatgtataaacgggtagggctaaggttatatgacgattcatga
The sequence above is drawn from the Arachis hypogaea cultivar Tifrunner chromosome 4, arahy.Tifrunner.gnm2.J5K5, whole genome shotgun sequence genome and encodes:
- the LOC140184121 gene encoding uncharacterized protein, whose product is MAEGRGFPGMLGSIDCMHWQWKNYPKAWKGMYMSGYRGVATIVLEVVASSDLWIWHAFFGVSGSNNDISVLDRSPVFDDILNDHAPEPQGEKCKLFAQYQEGQRKDVERAFGV